AGGTATTCTCCGCCCGGCCGGCCCGGCACGTCGACGTCGGGTCACGGGTCGACGGCTTCGTGGCCCACCTGCTCACCTTCATGCCGGTCGAGGTGGTGGACGTCCGGCCCCTCGCCAGCGGCACCACGGGCCTCACCTTCGTGCAGGAGGACGCCACCGAGCTGCGGCGCTACGCCGATGCCTCCCTGGAGTCCGTCTCGAGCCTGCATGCGGTGGAGCACTTCGGCCTGGGTCGGTACGGAGACCCGGTGGACCCCTCGGCCTGCTTCCGCGCCATGGCGAGCCTGGCGCGCGTGCTGCGCCCCGGAGGGCGTCTGTATTTCTCCGTACCGGTGGGAGCCGAACGGCTCGAGTTCAACGCCCACCGCATCTTCGACCCCGCCACGGTGCTCGCCGAGTTCAGTTCGCTCCGGCTGATTGGCTTCAGCGCGGTGGACGACGCGGGGACCCTGGACGTCGCTGCTTCGCCGGACCGGTACCGATCGGCGCGCTACGCGTGCGGGCTCTTTGAGTTCACCAAGGACTAGCCTCCCGGCGGCCGGCCGTCCCTTCCATGACCAGCGACCCTTTCCAGCTGACGGTCTGCATTCCGACCTACAACCGGGCCGCCAAGCTGGCACGCTTGCTGGGGCTGCTCCGCGACCAGATCCTGGCGGGCGGCCTGGAGCGGCGGGTCATGATCCTGGTCAGCGACAACGCCTCCTCCGATGGCACCGGCGAGGCCCTGGCCTCCTTTGACGCAAGGGGAATCCGACTGGAGGCCATCCGGCAGCCGCGCAACCTCGGGTTCGACGGGAACATCTGGGAGCTCTACCGCCGCGCGACGACCCCCTACCTCTGGTACTTCTCCGACGATGACCTGCCGTACCAGGGCTGCGTGGCCACCGTGCTGTCCCGAATCCAAGCGTCGGGCCCGGCGCTCCTCCTGTTCTCCTTCGTCCAGCCACCGGGCACGACGCAGCGCCCGCTGGCCTCGCCCGACGCCGTCACCACCGTGACCGACCCGCGGCAGCAGGCCGAGATCGCCACCGCCTATCCAAAGCTCTCGATCTACGCCATGCGGCGGGTGGCCCCGACGCCGTCTCTCACCGAGCGCCTCGAGGGACTGGATGGTTCAGCGTACACCTTCGTCACCCTGGCGCTCGAGGCCCTCGCCGCGGGCGGCCACCTCGAGGTCCTGTCCGCGGCCCTGGCCGGCTGCGACGAGGAGTTCGAGCACATCCGCTTCCCGGCGCTCACCTGGAGCCAGTACACCCGCGTCTTCCAGCACCCCTTCATCGCCCGGTGGGCCCCGCACCTGGTGGAGTCCTCCCGACGACAGTCCTACCTGAGCCTGGTCTCGTTCCTCTGGGCCTGGCGACGCGGGACCCTGCAGGTGCAGGAGGATCTCCAGGCCGACTACTGGAAGGCCTTGCGTTCGCTGCCGCTCCGCTGGCGCTGGCTCCTCTCGGCGCGCCGCTCACTGGTCCAGGCCGTCCTCCTCAAGGTCGCGCCGAGGCTGGGCCCACGAGCCGCCGGGTACCTGGGCAGGTCGACCCGCCGCTCCAACCCCATCGCCACGCACCGAAGCGATCAGTGAGCTTCTCCCTCACCCCGGTCCCCGCGCCTGGAGCCTCGCCACCGGTGAGCCGGCGGCAGGCCACCCGACTCAACCTGTTCTTCCAGTACGCCTCCATCGGGCTCACGGTCTTACAGGGCTTCGTCCTAGTCCCGTTCTACCTGCGGTACATCGACGGGGCGACCTACGGCGCCTGGCTCGCTTCCGGCAACATCGTCGCCTGGCTGGCAGTGGTGGACCCTGGCTTTGGGGCGGTGCTGCAGCAGCGCGTGGCGCGCTTCCTCGGTGAGGGCTCGTCGCGGCAGCTCGGCGACGCGGTGGGAACCGGTGTCACCCTCAGCCTGGCCATCGCCGGGCTGGTCGCCGCCGCCGGGCTGGCCTTGGCCCCCTGGGTACCGGAGCTGACCGGGTCTGCCGGTGGTTCGGGCCCCGAGCTCACCAGGGCCTTTGCGCTGTCCTGCGCCGCGGAGGCCGTGCTGCTGGTGGACCTCGCGGTCGCCGCCGTGCTGGTGGGCCTCATGAAGCGCATGGTCTGGACCGGCGTCAGCTACCTCGCCGGCACGCTCCTCGGCGTGGTGGCGACCGTGGTCCTGCTGGTGGGTGGCTTTGGCCTCTCCAGCATCCCGCTTGGACTGCTGCTGCGCTCGGTGCTCCTGCTCCTCTCCCATGGCGCGCTGCTCGCCCACGTCCTGCGCAGGGACCTGCGGGTCGCCCCTCGGTTCACCAGCGCGGAGTTCCGCAGCGTCATGAGCCTCTCCGCCTTCACCTGGGCCGCCCGCCTGGCCACCAGCCTGA
The genomic region above belongs to Anaeromyxobacter sp. and contains:
- a CDS encoding DUF268 domain-containing protein yields the protein MTTALRRLHATFGTFGLDGLRLVRAVAGLPWFMRDAMRYRRSAAAGRLPLRWGGLRPMLADRFESAGVASGQYFHQDLWAARQVFSARPARHVDVGSRVDGFVAHLLTFMPVEVVDVRPLASGTTGLTFVQEDATELRRYADASLESVSSLHAVEHFGLGRYGDPVDPSACFRAMASLARVLRPGGRLYFSVPVGAERLEFNAHRIFDPATVLAEFSSLRLIGFSAVDDAGTLDVAASPDRYRSARYACGLFEFTKD
- a CDS encoding glycosyltransferase, with amino-acid sequence MTSDPFQLTVCIPTYNRAAKLARLLGLLRDQILAGGLERRVMILVSDNASSDGTGEALASFDARGIRLEAIRQPRNLGFDGNIWELYRRATTPYLWYFSDDDLPYQGCVATVLSRIQASGPALLLFSFVQPPGTTQRPLASPDAVTTVTDPRQQAEIATAYPKLSIYAMRRVAPTPSLTERLEGLDGSAYTFVTLALEALAAGGHLEVLSAALAGCDEEFEHIRFPALTWSQYTRVFQHPFIARWAPHLVESSRRQSYLSLVSFLWAWRRGTLQVQEDLQADYWKALRSLPLRWRWLLSARRSLVQAVLLKVAPRLGPRAAGYLGRSTRRSNPIATHRSDQ